Genomic DNA from Stigmatopora argus isolate UIUO_Sarg chromosome 13, RoL_Sarg_1.0, whole genome shotgun sequence:
GACGAACACCGATCCCtgccaacaaacaaacatttcagATCTAATCCAACAATCAACTGTAAATTCTCTTACTACCTTGAACTGCCTTTCCATGTTTCTTCTCATTAGAATGTTTTCTACATTGCCTTTCGCATTCAACCACTCCTGGATCTCGTCAAGGGTGGTTGCCAAGGGGAAACCtttctggaaggaaaaaaaatacaacatattaATTAAGAATAATTGTGACAATACATTTGGAATCGTTTACCATGTACACAGATTTGTGCTTGACGGCATCTTTGTATTCATCGTTGATTTCGGGCAAAGGTTTTTCGGGAGACCTCCTGATTTTAGTCTTGTCCTCATTGATTTCCAAAAGACCACTGTTTGATTTCTGGAGAGCGGACACGATGATTTCGGCGTCAGAGGTAAGAGATTTCAGTCTGCAGGGAGAAAGTTAAATGTTCAACGTCACTGACTGAAAGATGTCCAACTTAATCAGAAATTAAGATACCTGTTAAATTTCAGCATCGTTTCCAAAGGGACCCAGCCATCGTCAAGCTTAAGTTGTTCTTTGAGAAACCTGTCTCTTGGAAGATTATGATCCCCAAAGTAGTACTGGAATGAAAAACACAgtaaattattatattaaatttaagaaaaatatgaatttgtaataattaatataaaattaatgtatatattaaaaaaatacctcgACTTGTCGAACCACTTTTAGTTCAATTGGAGACATTTCTTCAGACATAACTattctgtggggaaaaaaaacaagtaaaattaTAGTACGCCCGCATTTGAGAGGTTATGGAGAACCTCTGAACGAAATTTGTACCCTTTACCGTTTACCCCATAATGATTAAACGGGGAATAAAATGCATAACATTTTAGCATTCCAAATTAGATAACTCTAACATGTATACCTTTGTGTTCTTTTGCTATACAACTTTAGAAAATGCATAAATCAGTCAATCGGTGTGGTGTTACGTTTTGATTGCGTTTTTACTGGAACGCAGCTGCTGCTACGAGCTAGCAAGCTAGCATGTCGCAGTTGCATACCTAGCAAAAGGCGTGCTGCCACAGACAGAAAAGGCTTCCATTTGGAAAATATGTTTCCATTCCCACTGATATCGCGGCAGGAATTCGTGAAAATAATCCCCCAGcctcaaaacaaacacaattgAAGCAGTATTACCGTGTCTTCATTCAATTGAAAAGCATGCTCCTCAGACTGACTGAACGCGGACGCGTGTTTAGGACGACATGAAAAAGTCTAACTGTAGGACATTAAAATGGATTCATAATTCATTTTACGTTTGAGGAGTTATAATTTACTTACGATACACGCCGTGTGTTAAGTCGATCGAACCAGAGTATTTTACTTTGGCACTACTTTGCACATGTGGTACTGCGTGCTACGGGAACATCGGAAGATCAAAACGCGCAGTACGTATTAAAGGCAACAGAAAAGCGACAATGCCGCAAATGATCGTTAGGTGTCGCTGCCGTCACATCATTATCGTTTTGGCCGTACACTGACAGCAAACAGATAGTATGTACGTACTAGTTGTTCCTTGTGGAAAAAGCTTGGGTGTGACAGGCTTATAACGACCATTCACCAGCAGCTTTCCCAGTAAAGAATgttggacgtctatagccgtcaaGGCCTTTGATTTTACACTGATTTATCAATTGATGAATTTTTGCAACAAATCAAATAAGATGAACCATTTGGACAGACTGCAATCAATATAGAGATATTAGAATACAGTAGTGTAATGATTAAATTGCTCACCTTTGAgctagtggaaaaaaacaagaatgctTTTGTGTGAACAAATTTGCAGCTAATTGAAATATCAATAGTCCACATTAAAGGCTCATTGCTGACAGCATCAAAAAAGCATACATCTATTTAATGTGACAATCTGAAAATCAAATACAGTGCTTGTCTCTTATACATAAAACAACAGAGGCTGTCTTCAatgataatataaataaatagaaatagttaacagatttttttcaggCCTTCACCAATCAGCTTCATTAAATAATACTTATTAATACCTGCATAATTTCCAAAGAGAACATCAGTTCATTCAATATATTTGGCACAAAATGACAACATGATGGAGCGAGTCAAGATCTTGACATTAAACAGTGTGGACACAGATGCATCCATGTGATCTGGACGGACTGGGAAGCGTCCCTACAATCTCCCAAGTATCCAGTTGCGGGTCGTACTTCTCGATGCTCTGCAAATACGCCCCCTTGGAGTACGAGTAGCCCCCCGTCACGTAGATAAAACCGTTTATCACGGCAGCGCTGCACTCCATCCTCCTCTCCTTCATCACGGATATTGAGCTCCATTCCCCTCTGCGGGTGTCAAAGCAGTCTGCAATCGTGGTTTGACCACCTACCAAATAAAGTTTGTTCTCAAGAGGTACAGAACAAAGGCCATACTctaggggaagaaaaaaattgctaaTTAGAAAGCACGCTGTAAAATATCTCAATGATTTCTCTCATTTCCTCTAGTTTTACTCATACCTGGATGAGGGCTTACTGTAAAGATGCTCCACTCGCTAATTTTTGGGGTGTAAACTTGGATTTTTTCATAGGTGCAACTTCCTCTGAACCCATAGTGGCCTCCTGTCACATAGATTTGATCTCCCATCACGCTAGCAGTGGCATTTCCTAcaccttaaaataaaaacataagcaGTCAAGTTTCACATGCTTGGTTATGCGATTGATTGAGGTTGATCAATTTGTCTTGTAAGTTGGTGCCTTTTTATAGTTTCACAATAACAGCAATTCACTTTTGTCAAAGGGTTAGCGACAAGTGTAGAGACGAATGAACGGTACCTACCACAATGTTATAATACAATGCCAAAgttgaaattaaaatattttccaacattaccacccatggagaacatgcaaactccacacaggtggaccgacctggatttgaacccaggaccccaaagccgtgaggccgacgcgctaaccacttaataTTAAGTAGtggttttaatgtatttttctgtgtcatgTTTCACCCCATTAATTTGCCAATAACAATGGACATTGCGCACCTTGTATCATTCTTTCCCCAGAGAACCATTTGTTCTTCAGTGGATCATAAAATTCCGTCTCCTCCTCTGGAGCTCCTCCTCTGTAGCCCCCAATGGCATAAATACAGCCGTGCAAAGCCACCGAACAATGGTAGTACCTGGCCGTGATCATGGGGCGACCCTCGGTCCATTCGTCGTCATCGCAGTTATAAACAAACATGGTATCGAGGGCTTCAACCGTGTTGGTTCTGTACCCTCCAGTGACATAGATATCAGCCCCCTGCGAAGCGACGCTGTAGCTCTCCCTGGCGTGGTCTGGCATGTCTTTCCCTCTTGACCATGTGTCGCTTGTGGGCTCCCATATGTGTACCTCACAAAGAGGGTGCCAGTAGTATCCTCCAATAATGTACATATTTGTTCTCCCGCCTGCGGTTACGGCCTTACTTTTGGCTTTCAAACCCTGCTTGATCATTGCCTTGAATCTCTCCACACACCCCTGCAAGCACTTCCTGGGCATATCCAAGGTAGTCTTGAAGTCACTCTCATCCAGGTCCAGATGGATACTCCTCAGCAGGTCCAAAATGTGATGAATACGCTTTCCTAAATCGTGGAGCACCCATTTGGCCACCGCGTCGATTAGCACTTCATCCTTTGGGACGGCGAAAGTCTGAGCCACCAGAAGCGTCCGGATCCTTTGGGAATCTAGCTCCAGGAACTCCTCCTGTTGGATCAGCTCCGTAAACCTGCCCTGGATGACTCTGCTGGCTTCGCGCTCCAGTCGAGGACACGAGTGGAGTTGCGCAAAGGCGTGCATACCCAGGCAGTTGTCCACGTCCAGGAGACGAACGAGGAAGTCTTCGCACGCCTGCTTAACCGAGACGAACTGCAGCAGATCTGCGGCctccagcagactttgtacatTCTCCTCCGTGATGCTCACTCGAGCCGTGTAAACGTAGTCGATGAGAATGGCCAGAACGTCGCGATCCACCCCGGCCAGCTTTATGATGCTTTTGGATCTCTCCTTCATATCGGCGGTGAACATAATCTGGAAATAGGAGCTCTTGGCAGCTAGTAATGCCTTGTGGCAGTGGAACATCTGACCCGAGTCGTCTGCGCATTTTAGGGTGACGTCCGTAAACAGTCTATTGAGGTAGAAATCCCTGAGAGCATCCAGGAGCACCGCCGGGTGGCCCGTGTCACAGAACTCGTAGGTGTAGACCTCAATCTGCTGATTTGACATCCTATCTGCAGCAACAAAAACACGGGCCAGATGAAAATCAAGCACAGGATAAACAACAGAATCACACGCTCACCTTTCTGGTGTCCATGAATGCTCCTCAATGACTGTGGTTTGTGGTTGCTCCTCTCcatgaacacaaaaaaacagagaCAGCTCAATTTAGAGCATGGACGGACCTCATAGCTGGCCGCTTCTGTCCTCTGTCCTATTTTGGTGATTGTGTGCAATGGAACAGTGGCCAACCCCCCACGACCCACCTCTCTACTCCTCCTCTTCTAGCACCACCACGCGCACACCCTTGAGAAAAGACAGTGAGGGGAATCACACGGCTATGCGCTTTCGCTCTTACCTTCTAAATATAACCACCGAGGTCCCGTGACCACGCTGACCGTGCCAAGAAAGCCCACTCTGTTTTGGAATAGAAATCAAATACATTCACATGAGTCCCCCCCGCAAAAATAAGAGTTtggacatatatttattttgattttttgcaACGTTGCTATGGTGTTTTCAGACTAATTCCACTGTGACCAAGGTTTGACCTAATCCCATGGGATTATTTTGTCCTGTACACGTTCTGTCATCTAACGGTGgtttaaaactaaaatatacAGTATGTTAGGCAACACTCAATTAGATGAAGGGTTtggctaacttttttttttttaaactgaatatTTAAAACTGTTTACATATGAATAGAAATCTTAAGTGGACTTTTAGGTCAAAATACAGTGTAGATAAGGACAACTATTTCATTGCTATGAAGTTAAACTTCACAAATAGTctagtatgtgtgtgtatgtatgtatgtgtgtgtgtatatatatattttgcttacatttttaaaaatagagttTGTATGGTTAGAAATAATTCCttctatttaaaacaaaaacaacaaaaagttatGTTTCTTCAGCGTCACAAATGTCACGCTCTAGAATAATGCTTtcccagaggaaaaaaaaaaagtaaacaactTTGACTATCCTAAAGAATTTCAAAGTATCCCCAAAATCGGATTCATGGACACTTGGGAAGATAAGTGTACATAGACGTGTACTAGGGTATGTTCATTTTTCAGTCAACTAAACAGAATCAAACCCttaccatttaaaataaataggacCAATATAAAAAGACAGCAAATCACATTTTTCCATCAGTTTTACTGACAAATCAGTGAAAAGCTTCTTAACActggaatgaatgaaagttggGAATGGGTCCGGAAATGTTTTGTTGTGAATTCATAGGCACAGATGGATCAAGAGCAGCCAAATTTGCACTCCGGTCTTCCTTTAAGCACAGAGCTGAGCCGCCTCCTGAACCAAGGGCTTCAAGGCACTGAGGTCTCGCAGCAGAGAAGACACCCCCACGCAGTACCAACAGCTGGCATCTCCGGATTGTTCGGCTGGAGCGCTGAACGACTCAATTTGGACTTTCTCTGTGGCAAGCAGgcctaaaaaaacatacaaagtaAAAAAGTGAAAGGAGAAGATTGTTATGTAATTAAAAGGAGagttaagaaaaaatatatataaacactaCAATTAAGCCCTTTTACGGCATTGcttttttaaagtgaattgCAAATGGCATCCCTCCATTTGATGGTAATTAATTTTGAAATACGAATGAAAAGTAGACATAAAAACCttttaagaagaaaatattATTAACAAACATAATTTaccacctaggggcaatttagagtgttcaaccagcctaccatgcatgtgggaggaaaccggagtaaccggagaaaacccatgcagaacatgcaaattccacacagaaagTTCCTCACCAGCCAATGAAGAAAGAAGCTGAGGACTGGCAGAGGCcttgaaaaaaagcaaatttcCAACGAGCGCCACCGGCTGTCGGAACACGCTGCCGCTCAGCTCCAGCAGGACCGGACGGCCCCCTTGAACCGTGCCGGTGGCCTTGTAGCTGCACCCGTCGGTCAAGATCTCCACCACGCACGCTTCGGCGGAACCGTCGTCCGACGCGCTGTTGCTTTGCTTGACCTGAAGGGAGGGAGCGTTACTTGAAACGGCGGCGTTCATCCTTTGCCAGGACGTGTTGTACGAGGGGACGTCGTACCGTGATTCCAGATTGCTCGGCCAGGCTCAGTACATTGACCAGATTCGGGCAAAGGCCAGATTTACCATTAAGCAAGCCCACCATCACGGCGGCTGTCATGTAATTGGCCGATGACTTCATGTTGTCtcctgaaaaaagaaaacagtttcATCATATGACGTTTTCCACCGGCATTGGCCATAAAATACAATGAATACGTgacaataaaatgtcatttaaatttgtaagcactttgatttaaaaaaaacccattaaGAATGGCAGTTCACATATTTCAAACCTGATTACAATTGGCAAAGTAGTCAAATGTGTTCTCCATCAAAGTTGAGAAAGTTCAACAACATAAAATGAGATAATTACAAAAGACTTTTTCCTTAGCATTTTAAAGAAACCCTCATTTTGAGCATTTGGGGGAAACTTGACTCCACCATCTGGCCGCATGGGACATTGCATTTAGCATCTGTTGATGAAAGCCATTCAAAAAggacaatttggatttttttcagatttttttttttttaaagaattataGTGATCAGTCTGCTACACAATCAAACTTAATTGACATTAGAAGCCACATTTtcaagtgaaagtttctgatcCTATAATGAACTTTGAGTTTTGACACTTCTGTCACAGTAATGGCTTACAATGGATTCACGGCATACAAACTTGGAAAAATTAGCCAATAAAATCAGCATTAAAAAGAGAAATATCCAACCATTAATTTAAcccaaaatcaaacattttttaccTTGAGAAGTGATTTGCACGTGGCTAAGTGGAGTCTTGGACACGCTACAAGACTGCAGCACAGCACCGATGGCTTCTCCAAGTTTGATCAGCGGAGAAGACTCCGGGGAGAAAGTGCTAGccaaaacttgtgcgtttaccTATGACGAACAATAGCATAGTCAGCAatagctttttaattaaaaaaatacattaaaacacaaataaacatgTGGGTTCAATGATTTTTCTACCATATGGCTTCGCCTCTTGGATTTGGAATTTTACACGCAGGTCTTACATGGAGAGAACTACTCGATGACATGCTACGTGAAAAGTGTTGGAGAACTCACAGCTCCGACCAGCTTTTTGCCCTTCACCATGTCGACAATCTGCAACGCGATGTCCTGGCCGCATCGCGCCTGTGCCTCTTTGGTGCTGGCGCCGAGATGCGGGCAGCTGATCACGTTGGGATGGCTGACCAGCGAGCGTTCTCGCGGTGGCTCCTGCGGCACAAGCGCACATTTTCTCAACACAAAAGATAACTAAACAATTTAGTAGAATGCAAACTTGCAAGTGTGAGTTGATTTGTGTCTTGACGAAACATTTATCTCTTCAAGTGGAACAGCTCACTTTGTAGAAAATCCTGTCGGCGAATGCAGTTCTTTCAAAAAGTACCCAAAAAGTTCCGGAATAGACAGATGTAATGTAAAGTGTTAGCCCATAGCGTCACAGTTCATAAATATCAAACTGCACCAGTAGAGTTACCATTGCcacaaatcaggaaaaaaaaatgaattggtaaaaaaaatattgaattagcCCAAACTGAAATTTCAACAGTGCCATTAAAAGTGATCACTTAAAACGATACGGTTTGGTTTAATGTTGGTAAttaaacaaatgatttttatCCTGTAAATATTAAACTTCACCTggctctaaaaaaaaatacatctaggGTCTTGTTTGGAAACGGTTCAATCATGAGCAAAAACGGGTAATGAATAATGattttaaagttgttgtttttttttaacattgacaACGATGGACAGACATCacatggattagacgtctagtgCAGTCAATTGCAGGCAGGGAGTAaatttatttgatcaaaaataAAACGGGTCTGACACGTATTTGACATTAAGGTGTGACGCGAACCAAAATGAGTTGGACCCCACCTGCCCCGGAGTAAACTGGCATGAATGAAGTGACAATATAAACTCCTAATAGCAGACTGCTTAGAATCTTGCCTCCACAAAGACATCGAGACCGGCTCCTCCACACTGGCCGGACTCCAAAGCTCGGAGGAGAGCGGCTTCGTCGATGATGCCACCCCGTGCGCAGTTCACCACTTTGACTCCTCTCTTGCATTTGGCGAAGGTCTCATCACTGAGTAGACCTTGAGAGACAATCAATCAAAGGTCAGGAATTGCATTCAAGTGCGCTTGTCAGCACCTCTGTAGATGAACGGCTTTGGCGCCACTGACCCACAGTGGAGGGCATTAACGGAGTGTGCACTGTGATGTAATCGCAGAGGGGCCATAGCTGTTCCAGGGACATCTGCTCCACCCCCCAGCTGGCCGACACCTCCACCGGAGTGATCGGGTCGTAGCCGATAGTCTGGCGGACCAATAAAAAGAGCCGCGCGTCCGAGCCGAACATCACAGAGGATGAATCGAGCGCTGACGCAAGCCCGGCGCACCCACCTTCATGCCAAAAGCCTGCATTCTGTTGGCCACCTCCTTTCCTATTCTTCCAAGTCCAAGTATTCCAAGCACTTTGCCATAGAGCTCGGATCCCATGAACTGCAACATTAGAAAAATGAGACAATGAAGCAGCCGAATGAATCAAAAGCGCCAACCGAATCAAAATGTCGCGTTTCATTACTGATGAGCGAGCAGACAATGGAGTCGCCCATGCGAGTGTAATAAACAGACGAGGCTGAAAAGAGTTGGACGTGAAGGTTCGTGCTCACCTTTTTCCGATCCCAGTTGCCAGCTCGCATGGACATTGTAGCTTGAGGCACGTTTCTGAAAAGAGGGGAGGCTTtaaagcactttttaaaatgggtAGTCTCAATTGTATTCAACTACAAAAATGGAATATGTATTTGTACGGTAATATACATCTGGAGTTGCAGAAAATGCATAAGTATTCATACAAAGAGATTGTGAGGCTAACTGTCATTGAATTTTAATTTAACTGTTTCAatatgaaacaatgtttatttcaactTACAAGTTaggatgaaaatattttaaaaaaacaacaacgtaaTGCTGTAAAGTTAACATTCTCAGTTACTAGACTAGTTAAGTAAATTGAACTCAACATTTTAAGTAGACTGGATTTCAGTTTAAGTAAACCTCTGTTAGACAATTTATTATGGCAAGTTATGTTAAAGTAGAAATGTAATGATCCACAAACCTGCACTTGGATTTTAATTTGACTCGTTTATTCACGTTCTCATTATTCACTTGAATcaggaaaactttttttaatgaagtgtCATTATAttggatgtgtttttttatgtattcattcaaaCTGGCTTGCAACTGAAATTTGAACTTGCAAAAAAGGGGTCAAAGTGACAGGTTGCAACTCAAACTTGTAAATTGAGCTACTCATAAATCAAGGTAGCAGTGTATTCAAAACCTCTACGTACCTGGAGAGGCTCATGATGAGGGCGCAGGTCAGCTCCGCCGCACTGATAGTGTTGCCGCTTGGCGTGCTGCGCCACAAATTCGACCGATTAGCTCATGTCATTTGGCAAGGTGGCAAATTTGGACTACTAATCCAAGCGTATACCTACTTCATGACGATGATGCCCATCTTGGTGGCGGCATCCACGTCCACGTTGTCCACGCCGGTTCCGGCTCTCCCGATGATTTTGAGTTTGCCAGCAGCGTTTAAGATGTCAGCCGTCACCTTGGTAGCGGATCGCACCACCAGGCCGTCGTAGTCCTGAGGAGTTGAGAGCAAACAGTTTTTCAAGCAAGCAAACACACTCTGATATACAAACTGGTAGGGACCACTTAAGCGCTCCACTTTTGAGAGCCAAGTGCTTTTATGGCGGCTTGTATTGCCACGGACGAACCGCCATTTGTTTGACTactgcttttactttgaaaaaacaaaaaacatcaatatcTACTACTATTGCTGCTGCTAAACTTACATCAAtcaactttttccatttcaatgtCCTTCGAATGATCTTCCCATAAACCAGCCAATTTCATGTCCTCCCTCACTACATTCACATAATCCATAATATTCataaacaatattttattacagAGATAACCAGCAAATGTCTACATGTCAATTGGAAGCAATGTCCCATTTATCATTAAAAACATacgttttttaaagtttaacAAAACTAAGAAAAACTATTTATGCTAATATTGTGGCATGCATAACAAAAATGATGTTTATATGTGGACATCAGGCTTTTATGGGGctcagtattttatttattttttaaatcactaaaaATAGTCCCAGAAAAAGTTGGTGAACTTAGTAGGGGCAAACTTAGTgtgttaaaacaacaacaaaaacagtttgGCAATTAGTGTTAGTCTCAGTAAAAGCACAGGACAAAAGaaatagtacaaaaaaaatgtcggtctaataatttaaaaagtttgTCTCAACCACTTCCACGCATTATCGGAGACTTTTTACCTAGACGTCCTTCAAAAGAATAACTTTAACAAAACCATAAATCACCCGTACAGTTAGATTGCATGAGAGTAGCCATCTCCcgaatatgaaatatttttatggACGTGTGAATCACGTGATAACTTGATTGCCAGCCTGAACAACTCGACGAGAAAGTGATGGTCTGAATTGCATCATCTCGTCCGACAAGGGCGGCGCTTCCATtctaacacacacaaaaaaaaaaaaaaagtgaactccaactaaaaaaacaaatttgtcgTGTTGGAAACGGCTTTTGCCCGCCAGCTATGTCTCGCATTTGTTCTCAATGCATGCGTTCGGGGGACGGGACGGGGGTGCTGTAGTTACGCAATGCGGGCATCCACGCGACTCGTTTACCTTGAGCTCGGCGATTAATTCCTCCTTGTTCATGTTGTGTTTCTCGGTGACTCGGATGCCATTTTCTTCCAGGATGCTCCGGCAGCGAGGGTCGACGCTTTCGCTGATTAAAACGTTCTTGATGGAGATGGGGGCCATCttgtggaggaagaagaagaaggagaaaagaaaacaatgctCCCGTTCGGCAGACGAATGGTGCAACCGGTGTCGGTGGAAGGAGTGCTGTGTGGGAGCGAGACGAAAGCTTGGGCCACGGGAAGTGGGTCGGGCCGGCTGCTTTTCAATGGCCGCGGCGGGTGGAGTAGACGCCCAGTTCGGAGCTTTGAAACCCGCCTCCCTTCGTGTGTCGTGCCCAGCTGGAACGTGAGTGGCTGCCTCATTTTGGCATGCAAAGTCAGCAGAAAACCATTTGGACACTATGTACTCATTTTGGCCCgtaatttcaaaaaaataaaatacaaattaatttcaaGTGCTCGTAGGGCGTTTTTATTTGGACTATGTTTGGTCTTTTTAGGCCATTTGTGGATTTCCTACTTTgggtgaaagagtggttagtgtgtcagccttacggttctggggtcgagggttcgatcccaggtgagtgctcactgtgtggagtttgcatgttctccccgggcttgcgcaggttttctctgggtactccgatttcatCACAAAtcctccccaaaaaacattcaggGGCCCtaagctatgattggttgtcagtctccctgtgccctgcgattggctggtcatccATTCAGGGTCTTACCCACCCGGTGCCCATAGATGGGGAGGAGAGGGTCCagcatccttgtgaggataagtagttaataaaatgaatgaataaataaaactaagCTTGTTAAGACCTGACGTCCTCATATGtggatttcatttttcattattctggggtcaagggttcgattccaggttggtcctcactgtatggagcCTATGTTTATAAACTATACAATTCTTTCTACCTTATAAATGcagaaaatgtactttttctttcaatcaaaacaaaaacatcagcTATTATCATATTACTAAATAttctactactaataataatgatggTGAAAAGAAAAACCTAAGTGTCCAGTACACAGACACATCCTCACGTTTAGCAACAACACCCCCTTGAGTCAACGAGCTGCCAGTACTGCGTTGCTCGGAAACAAGGCAACACAAATTTAGGTTCAACTGTGACGGTGACGAAGTTAGGAcatgttcaattaaaaaaactggggggaaaataaaaaaaaacatgtcttccTTGGCTCAAGATGGACGACGGCAAGGAACCAGTAAAAGCGgtgagtttttttccctctcatttcatctcattttctgaaccgctttatcctcattagggttatttttttgcaatgtgggaggaaaccggagtacccggaggaaacccacgcaggagaacatgcaaacaccacacaggtggaccgacctggatttgaacccaggaccacagagctgcgaggccgacccgctaaccactcgctccaccgggccgcctctgATGCATATTCACCTTGGCTAATTTAATGttaatttccttcttttcagctGACACTGAATTCAATCCAATCCAGCCAATAGATCTTCGGCAAGTGACCGTCTTAACCAAGGCGGAGTGGTTGAGAATTCAGGACAAAAGCAAGGGTGTGGATAAAGAGAAGGAGAGGATGATGGAGGCCGCGAGACAAAAGCGGGCCTTGCAACTTAAATCCAAAGAGATGGCCAAACTTTGGCCTGACACGCTCGCCGTAAGTACACTGTCTGAACTTTTTCTTGCCTTATAGCAAGgcaactgtttttatttttctcttcagCGCCAAAGACAGAAGAAACTGGAGGCCAAGCAAATCCGggagcagatggaggaggaaaaaaggaAACAGATGGATTTGGAGGAGGCCCAACATCGGGAAGAAAAGCGGAAGGAGGCCATCGAAAAGGCGAAGACGCAGCTGTATTATGAAACGGAGCGAGTCAAAGGATTGCACGTTAGTTGAAGCTGAAATTCAGTTCCACATGCCATGTGAATtcagatttgttttttgtttttatagcgTGCACTCTTGCTGACGGAGGTTTTGAAGGAAAGGGAGGCTCAGAGAGAAC
This window encodes:
- the phgdh gene encoding D-3-phosphoglycerate dehydrogenase; translation: MAPISIKNVLISESVDPRCRSILEENGIRVTEKHNMNKEELIAELKDYDGLVVRSATKVTADILNAAGKLKIIGRAGTGVDNVDVDAATKMGIIVMNTPSGNTISAAELTCALIMSLSRNVPQATMSMRAGNWDRKKFMGSELYGKVLGILGLGRIGKEVANRMQAFGMKTIGYDPITPVEVSASWGVEQMSLEQLWPLCDYITVHTPLMPSTVGLLSDETFAKCKRGVKVVNCARGGIIDEAALLRALESGQCGGAGLDVFVEEPPRERSLVSHPNVISCPHLGASTKEAQARCGQDIALQIVDMVKGKKLVGAVNAQVLASTFSPESSPLIKLGEAIGAVLQSCSVSKTPLSHVQITSQGDNMKSSANYMTAAVMVGLLNGKSGLCPNLVNVLSLAEQSGITVKQSNSASDDGSAEACVVEILTDGCSYKATGTVQGGRPVLLELSGSVFRQPVALVGNLLFFKASASPQLLSSLAGLLATEKVQIESFSAPAEQSGDASCWYCVGVSSLLRDLSALKPLVQEAAQLCA
- the klhl23 gene encoding kelch-like protein 23, translating into MERSNHKPQSLRSIHGHQKDRMSNQQIEVYTYEFCDTGHPAVLLDALRDFYLNRLFTDVTLKCADDSGQMFHCHKALLAAKSSYFQIMFTADMKERSKSIIKLAGVDRDVLAILIDYVYTARVSITEENVQSLLEAADLLQFVSVKQACEDFLVRLLDVDNCLGMHAFAQLHSCPRLEREASRVIQGRFTELIQQEEFLELDSQRIRTLLVAQTFAVPKDEVLIDAVAKWVLHDLGKRIHHILDLLRSIHLDLDESDFKTTLDMPRKCLQGCVERFKAMIKQGLKAKSKAVTAGGRTNMYIIGGYYWHPLCEVHIWEPTSDTWSRGKDMPDHARESYSVASQGADIYVTGGYRTNTVEALDTMFVYNCDDDEWTEGRPMITARYYHCSVALHGCIYAIGGYRGGAPEEETEFYDPLKNKWFSGERMIQGVGNATASVMGDQIYVTGGHYGFRGSCTYEKIQVYTPKISEWSIFTVSPHPEYGLCSVPLENKLYLVGGQTTIADCFDTRRGEWSSISVMKERRMECSAAVINGFIYVTGGYSYSKGAYLQSIEKYDPQLDTWEIVGTLPSPSRSHGCICVHTV